One Scomber japonicus isolate fScoJap1 chromosome 1, fScoJap1.pri, whole genome shotgun sequence DNA window includes the following coding sequences:
- the LOC128361386 gene encoding KH homology domain-containing protein 4-like isoform X1, whose amino-acid sequence MSSGMTGQTPCLTSRWDQPAQPKQSVDVKQQRSSENTAHHVSLSGVVSTAASNSTVSQPLQKGAQSSIPDAERPAPQGGVEMAAAMAAKINAMLMAKGKLLTPPPLLAKTPPSAPVSTTSEEMVVTEVDINDVPLNCRDLLTKGKTQEEIRQFSGAVVSTKGHYMADTEKGKVGQRPLYLHVQGKNQDQVNKAVLRIKEIISEDVLRASAASGGQQIPVMPPLTIYPQPPRPVIPTPVPRMPNTNAVPGQGHRPAAPHSGSFVHTKIFVGLDQALPSFNVNEKVEGPGGSYLSHIQTETGARVFLRGKTSGYIEQASKRESFEPLYVYISHPNAAGLEAAKKLTESLLETVRAEHARMVSMYTATGSTQPYAAHGFPPNSNYSSQGSWYNYPANGYAGGYSAYPGAGGYWSNANGPPSHSNMSTNPPSSQAMVQYPVCPRKPHPYLVQDPGSRETVETEGSLNTPPDSGSPKHHFQEAAEEEQPSSSSPEGPPHQESAPPASSAGEERVVERILMPPPPPPFAAPAPVARKRPRDVVTEDPACLPGSTASVGMQFSVSSYSESLRVLRYSFCGVVCCMKRLLPPWRNGGGVETCVNPSTGGTH is encoded by the exons ATGTCTTCGGGAATGACTGGACAAACACC GTGCCTAACCAGCCGATGGGATCAGCCAGCCCAACCTAAACAGAGTGTAGATGTAAAGCAGCAGAGGAGTAGTGAAAACACAGCGCATCATGTCTCTTTATCGGGAGTTGTCAGCACGGCTGCTTCCAACAGTACAGTTTCCCAGCCACTACAAAAAGGAGCACAGTCCTCGATACCCGATGCAGAAAGGCCAGCCCCTCAGGGAGGAGTTGAAATGGCTGCAGCCATGGCTGCCAAAATAAATGCCATGTTAATGGCAAAAGGAAAATTATTGACTCCTCCACCATTACTGGCAAAG acTCCTCCAAGTGCGCCAGTGTCAACCACTTCAGAAGAGATGGTTGTCACAGAGGTAGACATAAATGATGTTCCACTAAACTGCAGGGACCTTCTTACTAAAGGCAAAACACAGGAGGAG ATTCGACAGTTTAGTGGGGCAGTGGTCTCAACAAAAGGTCATTACATGGCTGACACCGAAAAGGGAAAAGTAGG ACAAAGACCTTTGTATTTGCATGTCCAGGGGAAGAACCAAGACCAGGTCAATA AAGCTGTATTGAGAATAAAGGAGATCATCTCTGAGGACGTATTGAGGGCCTCCGCAGCATCAGGAGGTCAACAGATACCAGTCATGCCTCCACTCACAATCTACCCTCAGCCCCCTCGGCCTGTCATTCCCACACCTGTGCCACGGATGCCCAACACTAACGCAGTGCCAGGACAGGGACATCGGCCTGCAGCTCCTCATTCAGGA AGTTTTGTGCACACAAAGATTTTTGTCGGTCTGGACCAGGCGTTGCCCTCGTTCAACGTGAATGAAAAGGTTGAGGGTCCTGGAGGTTCATACCTGAGTCACATCCAGACGGAGACGGGGGCCCGAGTCTTCCTCAGGGGAAAAACTTCTGGCTACATTGAACAAGCATCAAAACGAGAGTCTTTTGAGCCTCTTTATGTCTATATCAG ccaCCCAAATGCAGCTGGGCTGGAGGCAGCAAAGAAACTCACAGAGTCTCTGCTGGAAACT GTGAGAGCAGAACATGCCCGCATGGTGTCGATGTACACGGCCACTGGCTCAACACAAC CATACGCAGCACATGGATTTCCACCTAATAGCAATTACTCTAGCCAGGGGTCCTGGTATAACTACCCAGCAAATGGGTATGCTGGCGGCTATTCAGCGTACCCAGGAGCCGGTGGTTATTGGAGTAATGCAAATGGTCCCCCAAGTCATTCTAACATGTCGACAAACCCTCCATCTTCTCAGGCAATGGTTCAGTATCCGGTGTGTCCAAGGAAACCGCATCCGTATCTCGTCCAG GATCCTGGCAGCAGAGAAACTGTGGAAACTGAAGGATCTTTAAACACCCCCCCTGACTCAGGAAGTCCCAAACATCATTTTCAGGAGGCAGCTGAAGAAGAACAG CCTTCCAGCAGCTCTCCGGAGGGTCCTCCTCATCAGGAATCTGCACCTCCTGCCTCCAGTGCCGGAGAGGAGAGAGTAGTAGAAAG gaTTCTGATGCCTCCACCGCCACCTCCCTTTGCAGCTCCTGCCCCTGTTGCACGCAAAAGGCCGAGAGACGTGGTGACAGAAGATCCAGCCTGTCTGCCCGGCAGCACCGCGTCAGTTGGTATGCAGTTTTCTGTTTCCTCGTATTCTGAGAGCTTAAGAGTACTCAGATATTCCTTCTGTGGAGTTGTCTGTTGCATGAAAAGGCTTCTCCCCCCatggaggaatggaggaggagtggagaccTGTGTGAATCCCTCCACTGGTGGAACCCACTAA
- the LOC128361386 gene encoding KH homology domain-containing protein 4-like isoform X2, whose product MSSGMTGQTPCLTSRWDQPAQPKQSVDVKQQRSSENTAHHVSLSGVVSTAASNSTVSQPLQKGAQSSIPDAERPAPQGGVEMAAAMAAKINAMLMAKGKLLTPPPLLAKTPPSAPVSTTSEEMVVTEVDINDVPLNCRDLLTKGKTQEEIRQFSGAVVSTKGHYMADTEKGKVGQRPLYLHVQGKNQDQVNKAVLRIKEIISEDVLRASAASGGQQIPVMPPLTIYPQPPRPVIPTPVPRMPNTNAVPGQGHRPAAPHSGSFVHTKIFVGLDQALPSFNVNEKVEGPGGSYLSHIQTETGARVFLRGKTSGYIEQASKRESFEPLYVYISHPNAAGLEAAKKLTESLLETVRAEHARMVSMYTATGSTQPYAAHGFPPNSNYSSQGSWYNYPANGYAGGYSAYPGAGGYWSNANGPPSHSNMSTNPPSSQAMVQYPVCPRKPHPYLVQDPGSRETVETEGSLNTPPDSGSPKHHFQEAAEEEQPSSSSPEGPPHQESAPPASSAGEERVVERILMPPPPPPFAAPAPVARKRPRDVVTEDPACLPGSTASVGVQEEVCEKKSKVDEDASGLVPYGGDSSDEEEERTRSSKTDNS is encoded by the exons ATGTCTTCGGGAATGACTGGACAAACACC GTGCCTAACCAGCCGATGGGATCAGCCAGCCCAACCTAAACAGAGTGTAGATGTAAAGCAGCAGAGGAGTAGTGAAAACACAGCGCATCATGTCTCTTTATCGGGAGTTGTCAGCACGGCTGCTTCCAACAGTACAGTTTCCCAGCCACTACAAAAAGGAGCACAGTCCTCGATACCCGATGCAGAAAGGCCAGCCCCTCAGGGAGGAGTTGAAATGGCTGCAGCCATGGCTGCCAAAATAAATGCCATGTTAATGGCAAAAGGAAAATTATTGACTCCTCCACCATTACTGGCAAAG acTCCTCCAAGTGCGCCAGTGTCAACCACTTCAGAAGAGATGGTTGTCACAGAGGTAGACATAAATGATGTTCCACTAAACTGCAGGGACCTTCTTACTAAAGGCAAAACACAGGAGGAG ATTCGACAGTTTAGTGGGGCAGTGGTCTCAACAAAAGGTCATTACATGGCTGACACCGAAAAGGGAAAAGTAGG ACAAAGACCTTTGTATTTGCATGTCCAGGGGAAGAACCAAGACCAGGTCAATA AAGCTGTATTGAGAATAAAGGAGATCATCTCTGAGGACGTATTGAGGGCCTCCGCAGCATCAGGAGGTCAACAGATACCAGTCATGCCTCCACTCACAATCTACCCTCAGCCCCCTCGGCCTGTCATTCCCACACCTGTGCCACGGATGCCCAACACTAACGCAGTGCCAGGACAGGGACATCGGCCTGCAGCTCCTCATTCAGGA AGTTTTGTGCACACAAAGATTTTTGTCGGTCTGGACCAGGCGTTGCCCTCGTTCAACGTGAATGAAAAGGTTGAGGGTCCTGGAGGTTCATACCTGAGTCACATCCAGACGGAGACGGGGGCCCGAGTCTTCCTCAGGGGAAAAACTTCTGGCTACATTGAACAAGCATCAAAACGAGAGTCTTTTGAGCCTCTTTATGTCTATATCAG ccaCCCAAATGCAGCTGGGCTGGAGGCAGCAAAGAAACTCACAGAGTCTCTGCTGGAAACT GTGAGAGCAGAACATGCCCGCATGGTGTCGATGTACACGGCCACTGGCTCAACACAAC CATACGCAGCACATGGATTTCCACCTAATAGCAATTACTCTAGCCAGGGGTCCTGGTATAACTACCCAGCAAATGGGTATGCTGGCGGCTATTCAGCGTACCCAGGAGCCGGTGGTTATTGGAGTAATGCAAATGGTCCCCCAAGTCATTCTAACATGTCGACAAACCCTCCATCTTCTCAGGCAATGGTTCAGTATCCGGTGTGTCCAAGGAAACCGCATCCGTATCTCGTCCAG GATCCTGGCAGCAGAGAAACTGTGGAAACTGAAGGATCTTTAAACACCCCCCCTGACTCAGGAAGTCCCAAACATCATTTTCAGGAGGCAGCTGAAGAAGAACAG CCTTCCAGCAGCTCTCCGGAGGGTCCTCCTCATCAGGAATCTGCACCTCCTGCCTCCAGTGCCGGAGAGGAGAGAGTAGTAGAAAG gaTTCTGATGCCTCCACCGCCACCTCCCTTTGCAGCTCCTGCCCCTGTTGCACGCAAAAGGCCGAGAGACGTGGTGACAGAAGATCCAGCCTGTCTGCCCGGCAGCACCGCGTCAGTTG GAGTTCAAGAGGAGGTGTGTGAGAAGAAGTCTAAAGTGGATGAAGATGCATCAGGGCTAGTGCCCTACGGAGGAGACTCCTccgatgaagaggaggagaggacacgCAGCAGTAAGACCGATAACTCATAA
- the LOC128361375 gene encoding fibronectin type III and SPRY domain-containing protein 2: MDLYDISGGRLDVIAEEVEHQELSRESTTTMESSRDRGGRATQDVSTFQRFSVNTNESLRFEPCDTSTPSPTGAEDGLDDEDDDDVFKEGDTENEINTIRNRLQGKVAEMENFAGHLEEIFLTVEENFGRQEQHLEQHYNDVLQTLSQRYDDRAAGLEEEKKSKLEALYNQLLACGEALDASKEHIEAAQEIYRSQDKRLFLKAVVPAIKRIEEFGKEEMDLSLSTSLEFNPPLASDLSDVQTMMDSINVVPAPSAPVINPQMPNSASLTSLRVCWSLFSDDTVEYYELYYRPVLEDMPADSTCAPHVSKIKVKETHCTVTDLLPNAQYELWVTATNTTGISPASEKALYMTVPSPPVIKQRECTSCPEAALIRWESGNTNPVDSYTVELSDMGTDGGITESIVAVPTCQCLIQLQTGRRYLISVRAVNIGGPSERSQVITVSTTGTFFYLLEDTAHPCLSISEDGFTVFYGDEELPISAMASDDNTFTSCVAVLGDLIPVRGRHYWEAEVDDGTEFRIGVAYEDTEKDSYLGATSTSWCMRHILTPSRHKYEFLHRGWSPDLRLTVNPVRIGVALDYERGTLSFFNVDLEQHLHTFHCHFRNYVHPCFSLDNTGELTVHNGIEAPEYAFI, encoded by the exons ATGGATCTGTATGATATCAGTGGAGGAAGACTGGATGTGATAGCAGAGGAAGTTGAGCACCAGGAGCTGAGCAGAGAGTCGACCACCACCATGGAGTCCtctagagacagaggagggagggcCACCCAAGATGTGTCAACCTTCCAGCGGTTCTCTGTCAACACTAACGAGTCCCTTCGTTTTGAGCCCTGTGACACCAGCACCCCGTCTCCCACTGGGGCAGAAGATGGACtcgatgatgaggatgatgatgatgttttcaAGGAGGGAGACACTGAG AACGAGATCAACACCATCAGGAATCGCTTGCAAGGGAAGGTTGCAGAGATGGAGAACTTTGCAGGTCATCTGGAGGAAATCTTTCTCACTGTGGAG GAGAATTTTGGCCGTCAGGAGCAGCACTTGGAGCAGCATTATAACGACGTGCTACAGACGCTGTCTCAGCGGTACGATGACAGGGCAGCtggactggaggaggagaaaaagagtaAGCTGGAAGCTTTGTACAATCAGCTGCTGGCTTGCGGTGAGGCGCTGGATGCCTCCAAGGAGCACATTGAGGCCGCCCAGGAGATCTACCGCAGCCAGGACAAGAGGCTTTTCTTGAAG GCAGTTGTTCCCGCCATTAAAAG AATCGAGGAGTTTGGCAAAGAGGAAATGGACCTCAGTCTGTCTACATCTCTTGAGTTTAACCCACCACTTGCCTCCGACCTGTCAGATGTTCAAACAATGATGGACTCCATCAACGTTGTTCCAG CTCCATCTGCTCCAGTTATCAACCCACAGATGCCCAACTCTGCCTCACTGACGTCCCTGCGTGTGTGCTGGAGCCTGTTCTCTGACGACACGGTGGAGTACTACGAGCTGTACTACAGGCCTGTGCTGGAGGACATGCCAGCAGACAGCACCTGTGCACCACATG TAAGCAAGATAAAAGTAAAGGAGACCCACTGCACTGTGACAGATCTGCTGCCCAACGCTCAGTACGAGCTCTGGGTGACAGCTACCAACACTACAGGCATCAGCCCAGCAAGTGAGAAGGCCTTATACATGACAG TGCCGTCGCCTCCAGTGATCAAGCAGAGGGAGTGTACAAGCTGTCCAGAGGCTGCTCTGATCCGCTGGGAGTCAGGAAACACCAACCCTGTTGACTCTTACACTGTGGAGCTCAGTGACATGGGTACTGATGGCGGTATTACTGA GTCTATAGTAGCTGTGCCCACCTGCCAGTGTCTGATCCAGCTGCAGACAGGACGGCGTTACCTCATCTCTGTGAGAGCCGTTAACATCGGCGGGCCCAGTGAAAGGAGTCAAGTTATAACTGTTTCCACAACAG GTACGTTCTTCTATCTTCTGGAGGATACTGCCCACCCTTGCCTGTCCATCTCTGAGGACGGTTTCACCGTGTTTTATGGAGATGAGGAGCTGCCAATAAGTGCAATGGCCTCAGATGATAACACCTTCACCAG ttGTGTAGCTGTCCTGGGGGATCTGATTCCAGTGCGAGGTCGGCATTACTGGGAAGCGGAGGTGGATGACGGGACAGAGTTTAGGATTGGAGTAGCATATGAGGACACAGAGAAGGACTCCTACCTCGGAGCCACCAGTACATCCTGGTGTATGAGGCACATTCTCACTCCATCCAG GCATAAGTACGAGTTTCTGCACCGTGGTTGGAGCCCTGACCTGAGGCTCACCGTGAATCCAGTGAGAATAGGAGTAGCACTGGACTACGAAAGGGGGACTCTGTCCTTTTTTAATGTGGATCTGGAgcaacatctacacaccttccaCTGTCACTTCCGAAATTACGTCCACCCTTGCTTTAGTCTGGACAACACAGGAGAGCTCACTGTACACAATGGTATAGAGGCTCCTGAATATGCATTTATCTGA